In the Candidatus Electrothrix sp. GW3-4 genome, one interval contains:
- a CDS encoding AAA family ATPase: MIKQLNMNNVGPAPALQLEFGERLNLLTGDNGLGKSFLLDIIWWSLTKKWPAEVNPRLPAGLMAKPHETGKASIEFTFTAKSKPISYISTFDRKAQAWAGKAGRPSNPGLILYAQVDGSFAVWDPARNYWRRKGNSDVQERPSAYVFNAREVWDGLRDDQRGLLCNGLIADWSGWQKENGAAFKRLCAVLEKLSPSSGEKIIPGELVRISLDDPRDIPTLKMPYGQSVPVLHASAGMRRILALAYLLVWTWEEHVKASRLLDEETTSQAVFLIDEIEAHLHPKWQRRIIRPLLDVVHSLTEHAKVQLVASTHSPLVMASVEPIFDHDKDAWFDFDLFGGDNGGIPGVSLSRRPLIRRGDASSWLTSEAFDLSSARSAEAEEVLGKAAVALSDTSFDAAQAKQLDQELRNVLGDTDPFWMRWRFVAEKRGWL, from the coding sequence ATGATTAAGCAACTGAACATGAACAATGTAGGCCCGGCTCCTGCTTTGCAGCTGGAATTCGGCGAGCGGCTGAACTTGCTGACCGGTGACAATGGGCTGGGAAAAAGTTTTCTGCTGGATATCATTTGGTGGTCGCTTACTAAAAAATGGCCAGCAGAAGTCAATCCCCGGCTTCCTGCAGGGCTGATGGCAAAGCCGCATGAAACCGGGAAAGCATCTATTGAGTTTACATTCACCGCAAAATCAAAACCTATCAGTTATATCAGCACATTTGACCGTAAAGCACAGGCATGGGCAGGTAAGGCGGGTCGCCCTTCAAATCCGGGGCTGATTCTTTATGCCCAGGTTGACGGCAGTTTCGCGGTCTGGGATCCGGCCCGTAATTATTGGCGCAGGAAAGGGAATTCCGATGTTCAGGAGCGACCTTCGGCCTATGTATTTAATGCAAGAGAGGTCTGGGATGGTCTTCGGGATGATCAGCGGGGGTTGCTCTGTAACGGGCTGATTGCGGACTGGTCCGGCTGGCAGAAAGAAAACGGTGCTGCCTTCAAGCGCCTTTGCGCAGTGCTGGAAAAACTCTCTCCTTCTAGTGGGGAAAAAATCATTCCAGGTGAGCTGGTGCGGATCAGCCTGGATGACCCGCGGGACATTCCGACCCTCAAGATGCCGTACGGCCAATCTGTTCCTGTCCTGCACGCTTCAGCGGGAATGCGTCGAATTCTCGCGCTGGCCTATCTGCTTGTCTGGACCTGGGAAGAACATGTCAAGGCAAGCAGGCTTCTTGACGAAGAAACAACTTCACAGGCCGTTTTTCTTATTGATGAGATTGAAGCGCATCTTCATCCGAAATGGCAGCGCCGGATTATCAGGCCACTGCTTGATGTTGTTCACTCCCTGACAGAACATGCTAAGGTGCAGCTTGTCGCGTCCACCCATTCGCCCCTTGTTATGGCCTCGGTGGAACCGATTTTTGATCACGATAAAGATGCTTGGTTTGACTTCGATCTTTTCGGAGGCGACAACGGCGGAATTCCCGGCGTAAGCTTGAGTAGGCGGCCTTTGATCCGGCGGGGTGACGCCTCAAGCTGGCTGACCAGTGAGGCGTTTGATTTGTCCAGTGCCCGATCAGCGGAAGCGGAAGAGGTTCTTGGGAAAGCAGCGGTTGCCCTGAGTGACACCTCCTTTGATGCGGCTCAGGCCAAACAGCTTGACCAGGAGTTGAGAAATGTCCTGGGTGACACAGACCCTTTCTGGATGCGCTGGCGTTTTGTGGCGGAGAAAAGAGGGTGGCTTTGA
- a CDS encoding histidine phosphatase family protein produces MTDSMPTRLLLLRHGPTTAPSGCLVGSSDVPLSGQGLARLGNIVTDVKGGECWYCSPMLRTRQTLEHVRQLGCPVGEPLYEDRLREINFGRWELQTFADIAAQDKEQLAAWNQYLDFVFPEGEAVSAFIARVEAMLAMFSASEHNTVAVMTHGGVIRTMICLALGISPRNYLLFDVQPASLTVLELFSEGGVLRGLNL; encoded by the coding sequence ATGACCGACTCTATGCCGACCCGGCTTCTTCTCCTCCGTCACGGACCCACCACTGCCCCCTCGGGTTGCCTTGTTGGCAGCAGCGATGTTCCTTTGTCTGGCCAGGGTCTTGCCCGTTTAGGTAATATCGTAACAGACGTGAAAGGGGGTGAATGCTGGTATTGCAGTCCCATGCTGCGGACCCGGCAGACCCTGGAACATGTGCGTCAGCTGGGCTGCCCGGTGGGAGAACCTCTCTATGAGGACCGTTTGCGGGAGATTAACTTCGGACGCTGGGAGTTGCAAACTTTTGCTGATATTGCTGCTCAGGATAAAGAGCAGCTCGCTGCCTGGAATCAATACCTGGACTTTGTCTTTCCAGAAGGAGAAGCGGTCTCAGCCTTTATTGCCCGGGTTGAGGCCATGCTGGCAATGTTCAGCGCATCAGAGCATAATACCGTTGCTGTTATGACGCACGGTGGTGTCATCCGGACCATGATTTGTCTTGCCCTGGGTATCTCTCCCCGTAACTACCTGCTCTTCGATGTCCAGCCCGCTTCCCTGACTGTCCTGGAGCTGTTTTCCGAGGGAGGGGTCCTGCGTGGACTGAATCTCTGA
- a CDS encoding OmpW family outer membrane protein — protein sequence MKKVIAAGAIFLLASGSQLSYAETQKVELEEVQQPQQASHRDWAISGYIGMTDFDGDEKPDPYQPERRSHEMESDAALTAGVILSKYYKDFSFNLGIEYIQEVTVEDEDGNELSEHSHIPISLGVNYHFYTNIVDPYIGAGIGYSFNDSSDSEFIANQGMSAEVDDSMFYFLTAGVEYPVNDKYALFLAGQYIIGDADMKGTIERPEGTFVIEDEANMDRYEVNVGVKYFF from the coding sequence ATGAAAAAGGTGATAGCAGCAGGGGCAATATTTCTGCTGGCCAGCGGGTCTCAACTATCCTATGCAGAAACCCAAAAAGTTGAACTGGAGGAAGTACAGCAACCCCAACAAGCATCACATCGCGATTGGGCAATCAGCGGATATATCGGTATGACGGATTTTGACGGCGACGAAAAACCAGATCCCTATCAACCGGAAAGAAGAAGCCATGAAATGGAATCAGATGCCGCCCTGACAGCGGGTGTTATCCTCAGTAAATATTACAAGGATTTCTCATTCAACCTCGGCATTGAATATATTCAGGAAGTCACCGTAGAAGACGAAGACGGTAACGAGCTCTCTGAACATAGCCACATCCCCATTTCTTTGGGTGTGAATTATCACTTTTATACAAACATCGTGGATCCGTATATTGGAGCTGGTATAGGCTATTCCTTCAACGACTCTTCAGACAGCGAATTTATCGCTAACCAGGGAATGAGTGCAGAAGTTGACGATAGCATGTTCTACTTTCTGACAGCTGGTGTCGAGTACCCTGTCAATGACAAGTATGCCCTCTTTTTGGCAGGACAGTACATTATCGGCGATGCTGATATGAAGGGAACCATAGAAAGGCCCGAGGGAACGTTTGTGATAGAGGATGAGGCCAATATGGATCGCTATGAAGTAAATGTAGGTGTTAAATACTTCTTTTAA
- a CDS encoding chemotaxis protein CheB, which produces MRYKAIVLGASAGGIEAFVHILSKLPAQFALPIILVQHLHKEQDRTLVRFYNERTALKVEEAEEKERILPGHIYIAPPDYHLLVERDETFSLAFDEKVNYSRPSIDVLFESAADVYGAELVGVLMTGANHDGARGLQRIKEYGGLTLVEDPATAKFPEMPRAALACTEVDYILPLAELGNFLLSLTDDCPVGQEGTAPVLL; this is translated from the coding sequence ATGAGATATAAGGCGATAGTTCTTGGGGCTTCGGCTGGGGGCATAGAGGCCTTTGTGCATATCCTGAGCAAATTGCCTGCGCAATTTGCTCTGCCGATTATCCTTGTCCAGCATCTGCATAAGGAGCAAGACAGGACCTTGGTCCGGTTTTATAATGAGCGAACAGCGCTCAAGGTTGAAGAGGCGGAGGAAAAGGAGAGGATCTTGCCGGGACATATTTATATTGCTCCACCTGATTATCATCTCCTTGTTGAGCGGGATGAAACCTTTTCGCTGGCCTTTGATGAAAAGGTGAATTACTCACGCCCCTCCATTGATGTCCTGTTTGAGAGTGCAGCAGACGTCTACGGTGCTGAGCTGGTCGGTGTCCTCATGACCGGAGCTAATCATGACGGTGCCCGTGGTCTGCAACGGATCAAAGAATATGGTGGGCTGACTTTGGTAGAAGATCCTGCAACGGCCAAGTTCCCTGAGATGCCCAGGGCGGCCTTGGCCTGTACAGAGGTTGATTATATATTGCCCCTGGCCGAGTTAGGGAATTTTTTGCTGAGCCTTACTGATGATTGCCCGGTCGGGCAGGAAGGGACAGCTCCGGTGCTGCTATGA
- a CDS encoding protein-glutamate O-methyltransferase CheR, whose protein sequence is MQEKELEEIERTLLLEAVFLRYGYDFRNYAQATIRRRIEQFLAKNDVETIGALLPRIIREPLFFQSLLCEFSVTVTEMFRDPAFYRALREEVVPLLKTYPFIKIWVAGCATGEEAYSVAILLKEEGLLEKATLFATDINDESLAKAKRGIYPLKQVREYTENFQETGSVHSFSRYYHADQDDVVMDRGLKNKITFANHNLVSDQVFGEMHLILCRNVMIYFDKKLQDRVLKLFDQSLIRGGFLCLGGRESLRFFSLAEQYERLDRKNRIYRKHVAHSFPSQV, encoded by the coding sequence ATGCAGGAAAAAGAACTTGAAGAGATTGAGCGGACCCTGTTACTGGAGGCTGTTTTTCTTCGTTACGGCTATGATTTTCGCAATTATGCTCAAGCTACTATTCGCAGGCGTATTGAGCAGTTTCTTGCCAAGAACGACGTCGAGACGATTGGTGCGTTGTTGCCCAGGATTATTCGTGAACCCTTGTTTTTCCAAAGTCTCCTGTGTGAGTTCTCCGTTACCGTTACAGAGATGTTTCGCGACCCTGCCTTTTATCGGGCATTGCGGGAAGAAGTGGTCCCGCTTTTGAAAACGTATCCCTTCATTAAGATCTGGGTGGCTGGCTGTGCAACCGGAGAAGAAGCCTATTCTGTCGCTATTTTACTGAAAGAGGAAGGACTCTTGGAAAAGGCAACCCTTTTTGCCACAGACATCAATGATGAATCCCTGGCCAAAGCCAAAAGGGGGATCTATCCCTTGAAACAGGTGCGGGAGTATACGGAAAATTTTCAGGAGACAGGCTCTGTTCACTCTTTTAGCAGATATTATCATGCTGATCAGGATGATGTCGTTATGGATAGGGGGTTAAAGAACAAGATTACCTTTGCCAACCATAACCTTGTTTCTGATCAGGTGTTTGGAGAGATGCATCTCATTCTCTGTCGTAATGTGATGATTTATTTTGATAAGAAATTACAGGACAGGGTGCTGAAGCTCTTTGACCAAAGTCTGATCAGGGGGGGCTTTCTCTGCCTTGGTGGCAGGGAGTCGCTCCGATTTTTCAGTTTGGCTGAGCAGTATGAACGGCTGGACAGGAAGAACAGGATATATCGTAAACATGTTGCGCACAGCTTCCCGTCCCAGGTATGA
- a CDS encoding response regulator, translating to MRFNLGAKLIFSHLGMGILPLLFISVVIWLTVSRGFETIGETSVAAVEHVAHDQLTTMCSIKEKQIAYFFRTMEGQMYMLRDNSWLQETFQSVDREFRLARDSVESDEWNSLALLNDVLFQYLCVHLDWNNLYLINRDGDIIYSMQKSSDLGKSLVMNPLKNTSLGRAYSQIRTEQEREIAFGDYAPYPPLANLPSAFLITRIYDSSGERKEELGYLAVQPSTEALRNTIKLASSKTESLEAYLVGADGYMRSDSVLDPDNYSRVESFRQGNKVNTVASRNAIGGEKGTGIILDYRGKRVLASWVPVDVFDARWALICESDEAEAMRSRTAVNEIRIDVENKVTRWVLTGLLLTFFIVGVIAWLIVRSISRPVVQAAGIADGIAAGDFHRRLNMQRTDEIGQMANALDRMAETVAKNFHEKTAMAELSDQMRGEQDISTLAMNIIAYLAKLLNVQMASLYLVDRSGETMTLKGSYAFHKRKGLNSRVTIGEGIAGQAALEKNMISVTDLPEDYVRINSTLGDASPCNLLAVPFLHEEALLGVLEFAAFAEITDEQMEFLDTVTEHIAIAFRSARSKQEVEELLGETREQAEELRQQSEELMATNEELESQTIALKNFQQELESQQEELKETNAALEEKSEALMVERKKIKKRNEELLAAKERIEERSKDLALASKYKSEFLANMSHELRTPLNSLLLLAQSLAANKDGNMTEKQQKSAGIIVESGNDLLDLINEILDLSKIEAGQIVKDVEEVPLTDLAENAQTLFKHMAENKGVVFSVNLADDLPQSIFTDRKRVEQILKNFLGNSIKFTAEGRIELMIARMPATARLQSETLQPEQAIAISVKDTGIGIPAEKQRFIFEAFQQADGSTARKYGGTGLGLSISKELAALLGGEIGLVSERGKGSTFTLYLPLGTEPLPEKGDKPQQAEPVVAPNTGSPQADERDAGARPFAVPDDRDHLADQDRVMLLVEDDPKFAEILLDQCHESDFKALVTDNGEEGLQLAEQYRPSGIILDIRLPGIDGWTVLSSLKSNASTRHIPVHMMSAEEVSRKAMNLGAIGFLSKPVTREQLIAAFDRFESVINKKIKKLLVVEDDDKLRSVLVDLVGNSDTETFEARTGKEVEKLLGAQRFDCMVLDLGLPDCNGIELLQRLAGAADLVIPPVIIYTGRDLTREEERELKRYSESIIIKDARSQERLLDETSLFLHRMVETMPAQQQQIIADLYDRDKMFQGKKVLLVDDDMRNVFALSGVLEQKGMEVIVAEDGKKALEMLVQEEGIDIVLMDIMMPEMDGYEATRSIREQKQFWKLPIIALTAKAMKDDRDKCLEAGASDYLAKPVDVERLLSMMRVWLYR from the coding sequence ATGAGATTCAATCTGGGCGCAAAATTGATTTTCTCTCATCTCGGCATGGGAATACTCCCTTTGTTGTTTATCAGCGTTGTGATCTGGTTAACTGTCTCAAGGGGCTTTGAGACCATTGGTGAGACAAGCGTCGCGGCTGTGGAGCATGTTGCCCATGATCAGCTCACAACCATGTGTAGCATAAAGGAAAAGCAGATAGCCTATTTTTTTCGGACGATGGAAGGGCAGATGTACATGTTACGGGATAATTCATGGCTTCAGGAGACATTCCAGTCTGTTGACAGGGAGTTCCGGCTGGCCAGAGATTCGGTGGAAAGCGATGAGTGGAACTCTCTGGCCTTGTTGAATGATGTCCTTTTTCAGTACCTCTGTGTTCACCTTGACTGGAATAATCTTTACCTGATCAATCGGGACGGGGATATAATTTATTCTATGCAGAAGTCCTCTGATCTCGGTAAGTCATTGGTCATGAATCCCTTAAAAAATACCTCTCTTGGCAGGGCGTATTCTCAGATTCGTACGGAGCAGGAGCGGGAGATTGCCTTTGGAGATTATGCGCCCTACCCACCGTTGGCTAACCTTCCCTCAGCTTTCCTGATTACTCGGATATATGACAGTTCAGGAGAAAGAAAAGAGGAGCTTGGGTATCTGGCTGTCCAGCCCTCCACCGAGGCCTTGAGGAATACGATCAAGCTGGCCTCGAGCAAGACAGAGTCGCTGGAGGCCTATCTCGTGGGGGCAGATGGGTATATGCGTTCAGATTCTGTTTTGGATCCAGATAATTACAGTCGGGTAGAGTCCTTCCGGCAGGGGAATAAGGTCAATACGGTGGCCAGTAGAAATGCGATTGGGGGAGAAAAGGGGACGGGAATTATCCTGGATTATCGCGGGAAGAGGGTGCTTGCATCCTGGGTACCGGTTGATGTATTCGATGCCCGATGGGCGCTTATCTGTGAATCTGATGAGGCAGAGGCGATGCGGTCCCGGACCGCTGTGAATGAAATCCGTATTGATGTGGAGAATAAGGTTACAAGATGGGTTCTCACAGGTCTTCTTTTGACCTTCTTTATTGTTGGGGTCATTGCCTGGTTGATTGTCCGCTCAATCAGTCGTCCTGTTGTCCAGGCGGCTGGAATAGCCGACGGGATCGCTGCTGGTGATTTTCACCGCCGCCTTAATATGCAGCGTACGGATGAGATCGGCCAGATGGCCAATGCCCTGGACCGCATGGCGGAAACAGTGGCGAAAAATTTCCATGAAAAAACCGCAATGGCAGAACTCTCTGACCAGATGCGGGGTGAGCAGGATATTTCGACCTTGGCGATGAATATTATTGCTTATCTCGCCAAACTCCTTAATGTCCAGATGGCCTCCCTGTACCTTGTTGACCGCAGCGGAGAGACCATGACTCTGAAGGGGAGTTATGCCTTTCATAAACGTAAGGGGCTCAATAGCAGGGTAACCATAGGCGAAGGGATTGCCGGGCAGGCCGCATTGGAGAAAAATATGATCTCGGTCACGGATCTTCCAGAAGATTATGTCCGGATCAATTCTACGTTGGGAGATGCATCACCCTGTAATCTTCTGGCGGTTCCTTTTCTCCATGAAGAGGCATTACTTGGGGTGCTTGAGTTTGCTGCTTTTGCAGAGATCACAGATGAGCAGATGGAATTTCTGGATACTGTGACCGAGCATATCGCCATAGCCTTCCGCTCTGCCCGAAGCAAACAGGAAGTAGAGGAACTCCTGGGAGAGACCCGCGAGCAGGCCGAGGAATTAAGGCAGCAGAGTGAAGAGCTGATGGCAACCAACGAAGAACTGGAGTCCCAGACGATCGCTCTGAAAAACTTTCAGCAGGAGCTGGAAAGCCAGCAGGAAGAACTCAAAGAAACCAATGCTGCTCTTGAAGAGAAATCAGAAGCCCTGATGGTGGAAAGGAAGAAAATAAAGAAACGTAATGAAGAACTTCTTGCGGCAAAGGAACGAATAGAGGAACGTTCCAAGGATCTTGCTTTGGCCTCGAAATATAAATCTGAGTTTTTGGCCAATATGAGCCATGAACTGCGTACCCCGCTGAATAGCCTGTTACTCCTTGCCCAATCCCTTGCCGCAAATAAGGACGGCAATATGACGGAAAAACAGCAGAAATCAGCCGGTATCATTGTTGAATCAGGCAATGATCTTTTAGATCTTATTAACGAGATCCTGGACCTCTCTAAGATTGAGGCAGGACAGATCGTCAAGGATGTGGAAGAAGTTCCGTTGACTGATTTGGCGGAGAATGCCCAAACCCTGTTCAAACATATGGCGGAAAACAAGGGAGTGGTTTTTTCTGTTAACCTGGCCGATGATCTTCCGCAATCAATCTTCACTGATCGTAAACGTGTTGAGCAGATTTTGAAAAATTTTCTCGGTAATAGCATCAAGTTCACCGCAGAAGGCCGAATTGAGCTGATGATTGCACGGATGCCAGCAACAGCACGGCTTCAATCAGAGACCTTGCAACCTGAACAGGCCATCGCCATTTCTGTTAAGGATACAGGTATCGGCATCCCGGCAGAAAAACAACGTTTTATCTTTGAGGCGTTCCAGCAGGCAGATGGCTCAACGGCCCGGAAGTACGGTGGCACCGGTCTTGGCCTCTCAATTTCAAAAGAATTGGCTGCCTTGCTCGGTGGAGAGATCGGGTTGGTCAGTGAACGTGGAAAGGGCTCAACCTTTACCCTGTATCTGCCTCTTGGCACAGAACCTTTGCCAGAAAAAGGCGATAAACCACAGCAGGCAGAACCTGTTGTGGCTCCAAACACCGGATCTCCACAGGCGGATGAGAGAGATGCTGGGGCTCGGCCCTTCGCAGTGCCGGACGATCGAGACCATCTTGCTGACCAAGACAGGGTTATGTTGCTTGTTGAAGATGATCCCAAATTTGCTGAGATCCTTTTAGACCAATGTCATGAATCTGACTTTAAGGCCCTGGTGACGGATAATGGTGAAGAGGGGCTGCAACTGGCTGAGCAATATCGTCCTTCTGGAATTATTCTGGATATCCGATTGCCTGGGATTGATGGCTGGACAGTGCTGAGCAGCCTGAAGTCCAATGCCAGCACTCGTCATATACCCGTCCATATGATGTCTGCGGAAGAGGTGAGTCGTAAGGCGATGAACCTCGGTGCTATTGGTTTCCTTTCTAAGCCGGTCACTCGGGAGCAGTTGATTGCGGCCTTTGATCGTTTTGAGTCTGTTATCAATAAAAAGATAAAGAAGCTCTTGGTTGTTGAGGACGACGATAAGTTGCGAAGCGTTTTGGTCGATTTGGTCGGAAATAGCGACACAGAAACCTTTGAGGCCAGAACAGGAAAAGAGGTAGAGAAGCTCTTAGGAGCACAACGATTTGACTGCATGGTGCTGGACCTTGGGCTTCCTGACTGCAACGGGATTGAACTGCTGCAGCGATTGGCAGGCGCTGCTGATCTTGTTATTCCTCCCGTTATTATCTATACCGGCAGGGATTTGACCAGAGAAGAGGAACGTGAACTGAAGAGGTATTCAGAATCCATTATTATTAAAGATGCTCGGTCACAGGAACGGCTACTTGACGAGACTTCACTCTTTCTCCATAGAATGGTGGAAACCATGCCTGCTCAACAACAGCAAATTATTGCTGACCTCTATGATCGGGACAAGATGTTTCAGGGAAAAAAGGTCCTTCTTGTTGATGACGATATGCGCAATGTTTTTGCTCTTTCCGGGGTTCTTGAGCAGAAGGGGATGGAAGTGATTGTCGCAGAAGATGGAAAAAAGGCATTAGAGATGCTGGTCCAGGAAGAGGGCATTGATATCGTGCTGATGGATATCATGATGCCGGAGATGGACGGGTATGAGGCAACGAGGAGCATACGGGAGCAAAAGCAGTTTTGGAAGCTGCCGATTATTGCCTTAACTGCCAAGGCGATGAAGGATGATCGGGATAAATGTCTTGAAGCAGGTGCCAGTGATTACCTGGCAAAACCAGTTGATGTAGAGAGGCTGCTTTCTATGATGCGGGTGTGGCTGTACAGATAG
- a CDS encoding diguanylate cyclase: protein MVDTVDILIVDDKINNLIALEETFSGVGATFIKATSGNDALREALTHDFALAILDVQMPEMDGYELAQLIRNRKQTSKLPIIFLSAIYSDDFHIFKGYDSGAVDFITKPFSPEILAGKIQFFIEIYLQKIKLKETIQELEKTKKLVLKQNRQLQRLSTHDDLTGLCNRRHLVASLEQEFNRCCRHGTELSLIMLDLDHFKNINDNFGHEFGDYVLKAFSTLLRTTVRKSDLVFRFGGEEFIVLLPLTGAGGAAKTAEKIRRKCEETMIDDRNYAVKITVSIGVTSYNKEVHQTASCMISFADEALYQAKESGRNRVVVYQGKNALQEKALS, encoded by the coding sequence ATGGTTGATACGGTTGATATACTGATTGTTGACGATAAGATAAATAATCTCATTGCGTTGGAGGAAACTTTTAGTGGCGTTGGTGCTACCTTTATTAAGGCAACCAGTGGTAATGATGCCCTTCGTGAGGCCTTGACGCACGATTTCGCTTTGGCGATTCTCGATGTGCAGATGCCCGAAATGGACGGGTACGAACTGGCTCAACTGATCAGGAATCGAAAACAGACCTCGAAGCTCCCTATCATTTTTCTCTCCGCTATTTATTCCGACGATTTTCATATTTTTAAAGGATACGATTCCGGGGCGGTTGATTTTATTACCAAACCTTTTTCTCCGGAAATCCTTGCAGGGAAGATACAATTTTTTATTGAGATATATCTCCAGAAAATCAAGCTGAAAGAGACTATTCAGGAGCTTGAGAAGACCAAGAAATTGGTTTTGAAGCAGAATAGGCAGTTGCAACGGCTTTCAACCCATGATGATCTGACAGGGCTTTGTAATCGTCGTCATCTTGTTGCTTCTCTGGAGCAGGAATTCAATCGTTGTTGCCGGCATGGAACAGAGCTCTCTCTGATCATGCTTGATCTTGATCATTTTAAAAACATCAATGATAATTTTGGGCACGAGTTTGGTGATTATGTACTGAAAGCGTTTTCTACTCTTCTGCGAACAACGGTTCGAAAGTCTGACCTGGTGTTTCGTTTCGGTGGGGAAGAGTTCATTGTCCTTTTACCTCTGACTGGTGCGGGCGGTGCCGCAAAGACCGCCGAAAAAATACGTCGGAAATGTGAAGAAACAATGATTGATGACAGAAACTATGCTGTGAAAATCACCGTAAGCATAGGGGTGACCTCCTATAATAAAGAAGTGCATCAAACCGCAAGCTGTATGATTTCTTTTGCCGATGAGGCCTTGTATCAGGCAAAAGAAAGCGGCCGGAATCGGGTTGTCGTCTATCAAGGAAAAAATGCCTTGCAGGAAAAGGCTCTCTCCTGA
- the rpmB gene encoding 50S ribosomal protein L28, which translates to MARKCEICGKGPVTGNNVSHAHNKTKRRWLPNLQKVRTVTDSGQTSRLLVCTRCIRSGAVVKPA; encoded by the coding sequence ATGGCGCGTAAATGTGAGATTTGTGGAAAAGGACCGGTAACTGGCAATAATGTCAGCCATGCCCATAATAAAACGAAACGGCGTTGGTTGCCGAACCTGCAAAAGGTCAGAACAGTCACCGACAGCGGCCAAACATCCCGCTTGCTTGTATGCACTCGTTGCATTCGCTCTGGGGCTGTTGTCAAGCCTGCCTGA
- a CDS encoding peptidoglycan DD-metalloendopeptidase family protein, with amino-acid sequence MGFFQERNSLALKTTLQADALRELSENFDQHLKEQLAAQKNAWQAKEDAYHAEIQNLREEKEEVICRYEEEIASADISTAVKISGLLAELEQEKQEKQELLEKTAVRLDERSRMIESVMSRIGVDVKVGKKSTANSGGPFIAIDEKYSESLLNRSDKYIKTIRKMPLGYPMRGRITSGFGRRSDPINSRPAFHAGIDLKGRIGQNIKATADGIVTHSSYDKNGFGNFVILRHGNGYETVFGHMSKRLVKKGERIQRGQVVGLMGNTGRSTGPHLHYEVRYKGEPINPKKYLSVAKLSFTVPE; translated from the coding sequence ATGGGCTTTTTTCAAGAAAGAAATTCTCTCGCTCTCAAGACCACACTTCAGGCGGACGCCCTCAGAGAATTATCAGAAAATTTTGACCAGCACCTCAAAGAACAGCTTGCAGCACAAAAAAATGCGTGGCAGGCTAAAGAGGATGCCTATCACGCCGAGATACAAAATCTCAGAGAAGAGAAAGAGGAGGTCATCTGTCGCTATGAGGAGGAAATTGCCTCAGCCGACATATCAACTGCTGTAAAAATATCAGGTTTGCTTGCAGAGCTTGAGCAAGAAAAACAAGAAAAACAAGAGCTTCTTGAAAAAACAGCCGTGCGCCTCGACGAACGCAGCCGAATGATTGAGTCGGTGATGAGCCGAATTGGTGTGGATGTAAAGGTCGGCAAGAAAAGTACAGCGAACAGCGGTGGTCCCTTCATTGCTATTGATGAAAAGTATAGCGAAAGCCTCTTAAACAGAAGCGACAAGTATATAAAAACTATACGAAAAATGCCGCTCGGATATCCCATGCGAGGAAGAATAACAAGTGGTTTCGGTCGCCGTTCTGACCCAATTAATAGTCGCCCGGCATTTCATGCGGGTATTGATCTTAAGGGAAGGATAGGGCAAAACATTAAGGCCACCGCAGACGGTATAGTAACGCATTCTTCCTACGACAAAAATGGTTTTGGTAATTTTGTCATTCTGCGTCATGGCAACGGTTATGAAACCGTGTTTGGACATATGAGTAAAAGGTTGGTCAAAAAGGGAGAGAGAATTCAACGTGGACAGGTGGTAGGCCTGATGGGAAACACCGGACGTTCTACGGGGCCTCATCTGCATTACGAGGTTCGTTACAAAGGAGAACCGATCAATCCAAAAAAATACCTGTCAGTAGCCAAACTATCATTTACCGTACCTGAATAA
- a CDS encoding polymer-forming cytoskeletal protein: protein MALFKKEEKVEPIRNEISAPQERRTVKNEKDPIASVLAKEMTITGEISFKGKARFDGTVEGDINGEYLILSDTARVTGNITVTTLVCHGKVEGNVIAEVVTAHATSEIHGILKSQNLTVESGASLEGEIHASSRKQGANNPPPKKTEANESSDKRTKK from the coding sequence ATGGCCTTATTTAAGAAAGAAGAAAAAGTCGAGCCGATCAGAAATGAAATAAGTGCACCTCAGGAGAGAAGAACAGTGAAAAACGAGAAAGACCCCATAGCGAGCGTTCTTGCAAAGGAGATGACGATTACAGGCGAGATCAGCTTCAAAGGAAAAGCTCGCTTTGACGGAACGGTTGAGGGAGACATTAACGGAGAATATCTCATCCTCAGTGATACAGCTCGGGTGACGGGTAATATCACCGTAACCACCTTGGTCTGCCACGGAAAAGTTGAGGGAAATGTTATTGCAGAGGTCGTGACAGCCCATGCGACTTCGGAGATACACGGTATCCTGAAATCACAAAATCTCACTGTCGAATCTGGTGCCTCCCTTGAAGGCGAAATTCATGCCAGCTCTCGGAAACAGGGTGCAAACAATCCACCACCTAAAAAGACCGAAGCAAACGAATCCTCAGATAAAAGGACGAAAAAATAG